The following are from one region of the Hymenobacter sp. YIM 151858-1 genome:
- the rpoB gene encoding DNA-directed RNA polymerase subunit beta: protein MATPQAKATAEERINFAKIKKVIEYPDFLDVQLQSFRDFFQLETAAENRSNEGLFKVFAENFPISDSRENFVLEFIDYHVDPPKYSVDECIDRGLTYSVPLKAKLRLLCNDEDNEDFETIEQEVFLGNIPYMTEKGSFVINGAERVIVSQLHRSPGVFFAQSKHTNGTKLYSARIIPFKGSWIEFATDVNNVMYAYIDRKKKFPVTTLLRAIGYGTDKDILDLFGLSEEVKADKKTLKKVVGRKLAARVLRTWTEDFVDEDTGEVVSIDRNEVLLERDSTVEDEDIDTIVDSGVKSIILHRENVNIADFAIIYNTLQKDNSNSEKEAVEQIYRQLRNTEAPDEETARDIIQKLFFSDKRYDLGDVGRYRINKKLGIDTGWDARVLTNEDIVLIVKYLIGLINSKAIVDDIDHLSNRRVRTVGEQLYAQFGVGLARMARTIKERMNVRDNEDFKPVDLINARTLSSVINSFFGTNQLSQFMDQTNPLAEVTHKRRVSALGPGGLSRERAGFEVRDVHYTHYGRLCTIETPEGPNIGLISSLCVHARVNSMGFIETPYRTVENGKVDVSETVKYLTAEEEDTHHIAQANARIDEAGNFLSERVKGRFEGDFPVVEPAEYTYMDVAPNQIVSVAASMIPFLEHDDANRALMGSNMQRQAVPLLKPQAPIVGTGLEGRVAIDSRALVVAEGDGVIDYVDANKIIVKYDLTQEDILVSFDAERVTYELIKFRRTNQDTCLNLTPIVKKGERVVKGQPLCEGYATEAGELALGRNMQVAFMPWQGYNFEDAIVISEKVVRDDIFTSIHIEEFELEVRETKRGEEELTSEIPNVSEEAVRNLDENGIIRIGAEVREGDILIGKITPKGETDPTPEEKLLRAIFGDKAGDVKDASLKAPPSLNGVVIETKLFSRPKKDKNLRAKSKREVEELKDRYAAELRGVKAVMIDKLVQLLDGKTSQGIKHKFGDELLAKGAKFGKKNITDALFPEKNPYKDESNYAVPEEVNLFKDLILENWTADERTNAMVAELVKNYTKRRNIVTARFKRDRFTLEVGDELPAGIVQLAKVYIAKKRKLKVGDKMAGRHGNKGVVARIVRDEDMPFLPDGTPMDIVLNPLGVPSRMNIGQIYETVLGWAGLKLGRKYSTPIFDGATEDEVARELTEAGLPDWGRAYLHDGLTGDRFDQPVTVGVIYMLKLGHLVDDKMHARSIGPYSLITQQPLGGKAQFGGQRFGEMEVWALEAFGASNILQEILTVKSDDVIGRAKAYEAIVKGDVLPKPNIPESFNVLIHELRGLALEITLD, encoded by the coding sequence TTGCAGTCGTTCCGGGACTTCTTCCAGCTGGAGACGGCTGCCGAGAATCGTTCGAACGAAGGCCTGTTCAAGGTATTTGCCGAGAACTTTCCGATTTCGGACTCGCGGGAAAACTTCGTGCTGGAGTTTATCGATTACCACGTTGATCCGCCGAAGTACTCCGTAGACGAATGCATTGACCGCGGCCTGACCTACTCGGTTCCGCTGAAGGCCAAGCTGCGTTTGCTCTGCAACGACGAGGACAACGAGGATTTCGAAACCATCGAGCAGGAAGTGTTCCTGGGGAACATTCCCTACATGACGGAGAAGGGTTCCTTCGTTATCAACGGCGCCGAGCGCGTTATCGTGTCGCAGCTGCACCGCTCGCCGGGCGTGTTCTTCGCTCAGAGCAAGCACACCAACGGTACGAAGCTGTACTCGGCCCGTATTATTCCGTTCAAGGGTTCGTGGATTGAATTTGCCACGGACGTGAACAACGTGATGTACGCGTACATTGACCGGAAGAAGAAATTCCCGGTTACGACGCTGCTTCGCGCCATCGGCTACGGCACCGACAAAGACATTCTGGACCTGTTCGGGCTGTCGGAAGAGGTGAAAGCCGACAAGAAAACCCTTAAGAAAGTTGTTGGCCGCAAGCTGGCCGCCCGCGTGCTGCGCACCTGGACGGAAGACTTCGTGGACGAAGACACCGGTGAGGTAGTTTCGATTGACCGCAACGAGGTGCTGCTGGAGCGTGACTCGACCGTTGAGGACGAGGACATCGACACCATCGTGGATTCGGGCGTGAAGTCCATCATCCTGCACCGCGAAAACGTCAACATCGCTGATTTCGCCATTATCTACAACACCCTCCAGAAGGATAACTCCAACTCGGAGAAGGAAGCTGTAGAACAGATTTACCGCCAGCTGCGCAACACGGAAGCGCCGGACGAAGAAACGGCCCGTGACATTATCCAGAAGCTGTTCTTCTCGGATAAGCGTTACGACCTGGGTGACGTTGGCCGCTACCGTATCAACAAGAAGCTGGGCATCGACACGGGTTGGGACGCTCGCGTACTCACGAACGAGGACATCGTGCTCATCGTGAAGTACCTGATCGGCCTGATCAACTCGAAGGCTATCGTCGACGACATCGACCACTTGTCGAACCGCCGCGTGCGCACCGTGGGCGAGCAGCTGTACGCCCAGTTCGGCGTAGGCCTGGCTCGTATGGCCCGTACGATCAAGGAGCGCATGAACGTGCGCGACAACGAGGACTTCAAGCCCGTTGACCTGATCAACGCCCGTACGCTGTCGTCGGTTATCAACTCGTTCTTCGGTACGAACCAGTTGTCGCAGTTCATGGACCAGACCAACCCGCTGGCCGAGGTGACGCACAAGCGTCGCGTATCGGCGCTCGGGCCGGGCGGTCTGTCGCGTGAGCGGGCAGGTTTCGAAGTACGTGACGTTCACTACACCCACTACGGCCGCCTTTGCACCATCGAAACGCCGGAAGGACCGAACATCGGTCTGATTTCGTCGCTTTGCGTGCACGCTCGCGTGAACTCAATGGGCTTCATCGAGACGCCCTACCGCACTGTTGAGAACGGTAAGGTAGACGTAAGCGAGACGGTGAAATACCTGACCGCTGAAGAGGAAGATACGCACCACATTGCCCAGGCTAACGCCCGTATCGATGAGGCCGGTAACTTCCTGTCGGAGCGCGTGAAGGGTCGATTTGAGGGTGACTTCCCGGTAGTAGAGCCGGCCGAGTACACCTACATGGACGTTGCGCCGAACCAGATTGTATCGGTAGCTGCTTCGATGATTCCGTTCCTGGAGCACGATGACGCCAACCGTGCGCTGATGGGCTCGAACATGCAACGCCAGGCTGTGCCGCTGCTGAAGCCGCAGGCTCCGATCGTAGGTACCGGCCTTGAAGGCCGCGTAGCTATCGACTCGCGTGCCCTGGTGGTAGCCGAAGGCGACGGTGTTATCGATTACGTTGACGCCAACAAGATCATCGTTAAGTATGATCTGACTCAGGAAGACATTCTGGTAAGCTTCGATGCTGAGCGTGTAACCTACGAGCTGATCAAGTTCCGGCGCACGAACCAGGATACCTGCTTGAATCTGACGCCCATCGTGAAGAAGGGCGAGCGGGTAGTGAAAGGCCAGCCGCTGTGCGAAGGCTACGCTACCGAAGCTGGTGAACTGGCCCTAGGTCGGAACATGCAGGTGGCGTTCATGCCCTGGCAGGGTTACAACTTCGAGGACGCCATCGTGATTTCGGAGAAGGTAGTCCGCGACGATATCTTCACTTCGATTCACATCGAGGAGTTTGAGCTGGAAGTACGCGAGACCAAGCGCGGCGAAGAAGAGCTGACGTCGGAAATCCCGAACGTAAGCGAAGAAGCCGTACGCAACCTCGACGAGAACGGCATCATTCGCATCGGTGCTGAAGTGCGCGAAGGCGACATCCTGATCGGTAAGATCACGCCGAAGGGCGAAACCGACCCGACCCCGGAAGAGAAGCTGCTGCGTGCCATCTTCGGCGACAAGGCCGGCGATGTGAAGGATGCCTCGCTTAAGGCGCCGCCCTCACTGAACGGTGTGGTTATCGAGACCAAGCTGTTCTCGCGTCCGAAGAAGGACAAGAACCTGCGTGCCAAATCGAAGCGCGAAGTAGAAGAGCTGAAGGACCGCTACGCTGCTGAGCTACGCGGTGTGAAGGCAGTGATGATCGACAAGCTGGTGCAACTGCTCGACGGCAAAACGTCGCAGGGCATTAAGCACAAGTTTGGCGACGAGCTGCTAGCTAAAGGGGCCAAATTCGGCAAGAAGAACATCACCGATGCGCTCTTCCCCGAAAAGAACCCCTACAAGGACGAAAGCAACTACGCCGTGCCGGAAGAGGTCAACCTGTTCAAGGACCTCATCCTGGAGAACTGGACTGCCGACGAGCGTACCAACGCGATGGTAGCGGAGCTGGTGAAGAACTACACCAAACGCCGCAACATCGTAACGGCCCGCTTCAAGCGCGACCGGTTTACCCTGGAGGTAGGCGATGAGCTTCCGGCGGGTATCGTGCAGCTGGCTAAAGTGTACATCGCCAAGAAGCGCAAGCTGAAGGTAGGTGACAAGATGGCCGGTCGTCACGGTAACAAAGGGGTGGTAGCCCGCATCGTGCGCGACGAGGACATGCCCTTCTTGCCCGACGGCACGCCGATGGACATCGTGCTCAACCCCCTAGGTGTACCGAGCCGTATGAACATCGGTCAGATCTACGAGACCGTGCTTGGGTGGGCTGGCCTGAAGCTGGGCCGCAAGTACTCTACGCCGATCTTCGACGGTGCTACGGAAGATGAAGTAGCGCGCGAGCTGACCGAGGCTGGCTTGCCCGATTGGGGGCGTGCTTACCTGCACGATGGCCTGACGGGTGACCGTTTCGACCAGCCGGTAACCGTGGGCGTGATTTACATGCTCAAGCTCGGTCACTTGGTTGACGACAAGATGCACGCCCGTTCCATCGGTCCGTACTCGCTCATCACGCAGCAGCCGCTGGGTGGTAAGGCGCAGTTCGGTGGTCAGCGCTTCGGCGAAATGGAAGTGTGGGCTCTGGAGGCCTTCGGTGCTTCGAACATCCTGCAGGAAATCCTGACGGTGAAATCGGACGACGTGATTGGCCGTGCCAAAGCTTACGAAGCCATTGTAAAAGGCGACGTACTGCCCAAGCCGAATATCCCCGAGTCATTCAACGTACTCATTCACGAGTTGCGCGGTCTGGCCCTGGAGATTACGCTGGACTAG
- the rpoC gene encoding DNA-directed RNA polymerase subunit beta': MAFAKTKKLVQDFSKVTISLASPEAILERSNGEVVKPETINYRTYKPEMGGLFCERIFGPVKDWECHCGKYKRIRYKGIICDRCGVEVTEKKVRRERMGHIELVVPVAHIWYFKSLPNKIGYLLGLPTKKLDQIIYYERYVVVQPGLLEAEGVQQLDFLTEDEYLDIIDKLPRENQMLPNEDPQKFIAKMGADALYMLLERLNLDELSYSLRDSAAHETSQQRKAEALKRLRVVEAFREANGRIENRPEWMVIRMVPVIPPELRPLVPLDGGRFATSDLNDLYRRVIIRNNRLKRLIEIKAPEVILRNEKRMLQEAVDSLFDNSRKVNAVRAEGNRALKSLSDMLKGKQGRFRQNLLGKRVDYSGRSVIVVGPELKLHECGLPKNMAAELFKPFIIRKLIERGIVKTVKSAKKIVDRKDAVVWDILENVLKGHPVLLNRAPTLHRLGIQAFQPRLIEGKAIQLHPLVCTAFNADFDGDQMAVHVPLGPAAVLEASMLMLASHNILNPANGAPIAVPSQDMVLGLYYVTKGKRTTEEEVVVGEGRTFYSAEEVVIAINEGQLSKHAYIKVRTKVRDEEDNLVTKVIETVAGRVLFNLHVPEEVGFVDELLTKKKLQQIISMVFKRTGMARTAQFLDDIKTLGFQSAYKGGLSMGLGDIQIPVEKDQLIAQAQNDVKAVTQNYQMGLITDNERYNQVIDIWTRINNQITETLMSRLEKEKQGFNSIYMMMHSGARGSREQIRQLGGMRGLMAKPQKSLQGSVGEIIENPILSNFKEGLDVIEYFISTHGARKGLADTALKTADAGYLTRRLVDVSQDVIVNDVDCGTLRGIETFALKDNEDIVEPLAERILGRVAVHDIVDPLTDEVILPAGDEITEEVTRRIDQTSIESVEIRSVLTCEAKRGICARCYGRNLSTGRMVQKGEAVGVIAAQSIGEPGTQLTLRTFHVGGTASNIAVEASIRAKFAGVVEFEDVRTVDSVNAEGEPVKVVMGRSGEVRIVEKGTGKVFISNHVPYGSFLLVEEGQEVEKGQELNNWDPYNAVILAEFDGTVNYEGIKEGVTYREESDEQTGYREKVVIESKDKTLAPALVIKAGKKGGDETQKAYNIPVGSHINVENGEKIKAGHILAKIPRAVGKTRDITGGLPRVTELFEARNPSNPAVVSEIDGVVTYGTVKRGNREIFVESKDGVRKKYMVPLSKHILVQDNDFIRAGAPLSDGAITPTDILNIQGPGAVQEYLVNEIQEVYRLQGVKINDKHIEVVVRQMMQKVVIMDPGDTSFLEHQTVDKITFMEENDAIIDMKVVTDEGDSTILKRGQIVTARKLRDENSSLRRRDLKLVEVRDASPAVSRPTLQGITQASLGTQSFISAASFQETTKVLSEAAIRGKADELLGLKENVIVGHLIPAGTGLREYTRIQVGSTDEPEVAPAAPAASEAKPRASRSKREVSAE; the protein is encoded by the coding sequence ATGGCGTTTGCAAAAACGAAAAAGCTGGTTCAGGACTTCTCGAAAGTCACCATCTCGCTCGCCTCTCCGGAAGCTATTCTGGAGCGCTCGAACGGGGAAGTGGTGAAGCCCGAGACGATCAACTACCGCACGTACAAGCCCGAGATGGGCGGCTTGTTCTGCGAGCGGATCTTCGGACCGGTAAAAGACTGGGAGTGCCACTGCGGCAAATACAAGCGCATTCGCTACAAAGGCATCATCTGCGACCGTTGCGGCGTGGAGGTGACCGAGAAGAAGGTGCGCCGCGAGCGGATGGGCCACATCGAACTGGTGGTGCCCGTCGCGCACATCTGGTACTTCAAGTCGCTGCCCAACAAAATTGGTTACCTGCTGGGCCTGCCCACCAAGAAGCTCGATCAGATCATCTACTACGAGCGTTACGTAGTGGTGCAGCCGGGCTTGCTGGAAGCGGAAGGCGTACAGCAACTCGACTTCCTGACGGAAGACGAATACCTGGACATCATCGACAAGCTCCCGCGCGAGAACCAGATGCTGCCCAACGAGGACCCGCAGAAGTTCATCGCCAAGATGGGCGCCGACGCGTTGTACATGCTGCTCGAGCGCCTGAACCTAGACGAACTGAGCTACTCGCTGCGTGACTCGGCCGCCCACGAAACTTCGCAGCAGCGTAAGGCTGAAGCTTTGAAGCGTCTGCGTGTAGTAGAGGCTTTCCGCGAAGCTAACGGCCGCATCGAAAACCGCCCCGAGTGGATGGTGATTCGCATGGTGCCAGTGATTCCGCCGGAACTGCGTCCGCTCGTGCCGTTGGATGGTGGCCGTTTCGCTACCTCTGACTTGAACGACCTGTACCGTCGCGTTATCATTCGCAATAACCGCCTCAAGCGCCTGATCGAAATCAAGGCTCCGGAGGTGATTCTGCGTAACGAGAAGCGCATGCTGCAGGAAGCCGTAGACTCGCTCTTCGACAACTCGCGTAAGGTGAATGCCGTGCGCGCCGAAGGCAACCGCGCCCTAAAGTCGCTGTCCGATATGCTGAAAGGCAAGCAGGGCCGCTTCCGTCAGAACCTGCTCGGTAAGCGCGTCGACTACTCGGGCCGTTCGGTTATCGTGGTAGGTCCGGAGCTGAAGCTGCACGAGTGCGGTCTGCCCAAGAACATGGCAGCCGAGCTGTTCAAGCCGTTCATCATCCGCAAGCTCATCGAGCGCGGCATCGTGAAGACGGTGAAGTCGGCTAAGAAGATCGTAGACCGTAAGGACGCCGTGGTGTGGGATATCCTCGAGAACGTACTCAAGGGTCACCCGGTACTGCTGAACCGTGCTCCTACGCTTCACCGCCTCGGTATCCAGGCGTTCCAGCCGCGTCTCATCGAGGGTAAGGCTATTCAGTTGCACCCGTTGGTGTGTACCGCCTTCAACGCTGACTTTGACGGTGACCAGATGGCTGTGCACGTACCCCTAGGTCCGGCCGCTGTACTGGAAGCCTCGATGCTCATGCTGGCGTCGCACAACATCCTGAACCCGGCCAACGGCGCTCCGATTGCGGTACCGTCGCAGGACATGGTTCTGGGCTTGTACTACGTAACGAAAGGCAAGCGCACCACCGAAGAAGAAGTAGTTGTAGGCGAAGGCCGCACCTTCTACTCGGCTGAGGAGGTAGTTATTGCTATCAACGAAGGCCAGCTCTCGAAGCACGCCTACATCAAGGTGCGTACGAAAGTGCGCGACGAAGAAGACAATCTCGTAACCAAGGTTATCGAGACGGTTGCTGGGCGTGTGCTGTTCAACCTGCACGTACCCGAGGAAGTAGGTTTCGTGGATGAGCTGCTGACCAAGAAGAAGCTGCAGCAGATCATCTCGATGGTGTTCAAGCGTACGGGCATGGCCCGCACGGCACAGTTCCTCGACGACATCAAGACGCTGGGTTTCCAGTCGGCTTACAAAGGTGGTCTGTCGATGGGCCTAGGTGACATCCAGATTCCGGTTGAAAAAGACCAGCTGATTGCCCAGGCCCAGAACGACGTGAAGGCGGTAACCCAGAACTACCAGATGGGTCTGATTACCGACAACGAGCGTTACAACCAGGTTATCGACATCTGGACGCGTATCAACAACCAGATTACCGAGACGCTCATGTCGCGTTTGGAGAAGGAGAAGCAAGGCTTCAACTCCATCTACATGATGATGCACTCCGGTGCTCGTGGTTCGCGCGAGCAGATCCGTCAGCTCGGCGGTATGCGTGGTCTGATGGCCAAGCCGCAGAAGTCGCTGCAAGGTTCGGTTGGCGAGATTATCGAAAACCCGATCCTGTCTAACTTCAAAGAAGGTCTGGACGTTATCGAGTACTTCATCTCGACGCACGGTGCCCGTAAGGGTCTGGCCGATACCGCTCTGAAAACGGCTGACGCTGGCTACCTGACCCGCCGTCTGGTAGACGTGTCGCAAGACGTTATCGTGAATGACGTTGACTGCGGTACGCTGCGTGGCATCGAGACCTTTGCCCTGAAGGATAACGAGGACATCGTGGAGCCGCTGGCCGAGCGTATCCTAGGTCGCGTGGCTGTTCACGACATCGTGGACCCGCTGACCGACGAAGTTATTCTGCCTGCCGGCGACGAAATCACCGAAGAGGTGACCCGTCGTATCGACCAGACCAGCATTGAATCGGTGGAAATCCGTTCGGTACTGACCTGCGAAGCCAAGCGTGGTATCTGCGCCCGTTGCTACGGCCGCAACCTCTCCACTGGCCGCATGGTACAGAAAGGTGAGGCTGTGGGTGTAATCGCCGCTCAGTCGATCGGTGAGCCTGGCACCCAGCTGACGCTGCGTACCTTCCACGTGGGTGGTACTGCATCGAACATTGCCGTAGAAGCCAGCATCCGCGCCAAATTTGCCGGCGTAGTCGAGTTCGAAGACGTGCGTACCGTTGATTCGGTGAATGCGGAAGGCGAACCGGTGAAAGTGGTAATGGGCCGCTCGGGTGAAGTACGTATCGTGGAGAAAGGCACCGGCAAGGTGTTTATCTCGAACCACGTTCCGTATGGCTCGTTCCTGCTAGTAGAGGAAGGTCAGGAAGTTGAAAAGGGCCAGGAGCTCAACAACTGGGACCCCTACAACGCCGTAATTCTGGCCGAATTCGATGGTACCGTCAACTACGAGGGCATCAAAGAAGGCGTAACCTACCGCGAGGAGTCGGACGAACAGACCGGCTACCGTGAGAAAGTGGTTATCGAGTCGAAAGACAAGACCCTGGCTCCGGCGCTGGTTATCAAGGCCGGCAAGAAAGGTGGCGACGAAACCCAGAAGGCGTACAACATCCCCGTAGGCTCGCACATCAACGTGGAGAACGGTGAGAAGATCAAGGCCGGTCACATTCTGGCTAAGATCCCGCGCGCCGTTGGCAAGACCCGCGACATTACCGGTGGTCTGCCCCGCGTTACCGAGCTGTTCGAAGCCCGTAACCCGTCGAACCCAGCGGTTGTGTCGGAAATCGACGGTGTGGTAACCTACGGTACGGTGAAGCGTGGTAACCGCGAAATCTTCGTCGAGTCGAAAGACGGCGTACGCAAGAAGTACATGGTGCCGCTGTCGAAGCACATTCTCGTGCAGGACAACGACTTCATCCGTGCCGGTGCGCCGCTGTCGGATGGTGCCATTACGCCGACCGACATCCTGAACATTCAGGGCCCCGGTGCCGTGCAGGAGTACCTCGTGAACGAGATTCAGGAAGTGTACCGCTTGCAGGGTGTGAAAATCAACGATAAGCACATCGAGGTGGTAGTACGCCAGATGATGCAGAAGGTGGTTATCATGGACCCGGGCGATACGTCGTTCCTCGAGCACCAGACCGTGGACAAGATCACGTTCATGGAAGAGAACGATGCCATCATCGACATGAAGGTGGTAACGGACGAAGGTGACTCGACGATCCTGAAGCGTGGTCAGATCGTGACGGCTCGTAAGCTGCGCGACGAGAACTCCTCGCTGCGTCGCCGCGACCTGAAGCTGGTAGAAGTGCGCGACGCTTCGCCGGCCGTATCGCGCCCTACGCTGCAGGGTATCACGCAGGCCTCGCTGGGCACGCAGTCGTTCATCTCGGCTGCTTCGTTCCAGGAAACGACCAAGGTGCTGTCGGAAGCTGCCATCCGTGGCAAGGCCGACGAACTCCTAGGTCTGAAGGAGAACGTAATCGTTGGTCACCTCATTCCGGCCGGTACCGGCTTGCGCGAGTACACGCGCATTCAGGTTGGCTCGACGGATGAGCCGGAAGTGGCACCCGCTGCTCCGGCCGCCAGCGAAGCGAAGCCCCGCGCTAGCCGCAGCAAGCGCGAAGTATCGGCTGAGTAA
- a CDS encoding DUF3467 domain-containing protein codes for MAQQPPVPAPEDQQINIELSEDIAEGEYANLAMIAHSSSEFVIDFIRLMPGLPKAKVKARIVITPEHAKRLLSALSDNIERYERSFGTIKTQEDMPNFPMNFGGTMGEA; via the coding sequence ATGGCTCAACAACCACCTGTTCCGGCACCCGAAGACCAACAAATTAACATTGAGCTATCGGAGGACATCGCCGAAGGCGAATACGCCAACCTAGCGATGATTGCCCATTCGAGTAGCGAGTTTGTAATCGACTTTATTCGCCTGATGCCTGGTTTGCCCAAAGCCAAGGTGAAAGCACGCATTGTAATCACCCCCGAGCACGCCAAGCGGCTTTTGTCGGCTTTGTCCGACAATATCGAGCGGTATGAGCGCAGTTTTGGCACGATCAAAACCCAGGAAGACATGCCGAACTTCCCGATGAACTTTGGCGGCACAATGGGCGAGGCGTAG
- a CDS encoding class I SAM-dependent methyltransferase codes for MPPIDRFSKHAEQYAQFRITYPAALYDYLLSRTLGRDAAWDSGTGNGQVAVDVAAHFSRVEATDISQKQLAQASHVPNIRYSISPAEHTPFADSTFDLITTAQALHWFDAAAFHREGRRVAKRGGVIAEWGYGLVRVNQQPIDALIRHFYSDIVGPFWDENRRHIDDEFARIPFPFAAVEHRRFEERQNWDAERFMGYLNTWSSVQRYQQTVREGPLRHIEQPLKELWGARQREVCFPIFLRTGRIDK; via the coding sequence ATGCCTCCGATTGATCGTTTCTCCAAGCATGCCGAACAGTACGCGCAATTCCGTATTACCTATCCTGCCGCGTTATATGATTACTTGCTTTCCAGAACCCTAGGTCGGGACGCAGCTTGGGACTCAGGCACCGGCAACGGGCAGGTTGCCGTCGATGTAGCTGCTCATTTCAGCAGGGTAGAGGCAACCGATATCAGCCAGAAGCAACTGGCGCAAGCCTCTCATGTGCCCAACATTAGGTACAGTATCAGCCCGGCTGAGCATACACCTTTTGCTGATAGCACTTTTGATCTGATTACGACCGCCCAAGCCCTGCACTGGTTCGATGCGGCGGCTTTTCATCGTGAGGGCAGAAGGGTTGCGAAACGAGGAGGAGTTATTGCCGAATGGGGTTACGGTCTGGTCAGGGTGAACCAGCAGCCGATTGACGCGCTGATTCGGCATTTCTATTCCGATATTGTTGGGCCGTTTTGGGACGAAAACCGCCGACATATCGACGACGAGTTTGCGCGTATTCCGTTCCCCTTTGCCGCGGTTGAGCACCGGCGCTTCGAGGAGCGGCAGAACTGGGACGCCGAACGGTTTATGGGTTACCTAAATACGTGGAGCAGCGTGCAGCGCTACCAACAGACAGTAAGAGAGGGGCCGCTGCGGCACATAGAACAACCTCTGAAGGAACTATGGGGAGCAAGACAGAGAGAGGTTTGCTTCCCGATATTTCTACGAACCGGCAGAATTGATAAGTAG
- the rpsL gene encoding 30S ribosomal protein S12, with amino-acid sequence MPTINQLVRKGREKLTTKSKSPALDSCPQRRGVCTRVYTTTPKKPNSAMRKVARVRLTNGKEVNAYIPGEGHNLQEHSIVLIRGGRVKDLPGVRYHIIRGALDTAGVNGRLQRRSKYGAKRPKPGQPAAAAGKGGKKK; translated from the coding sequence ATGCCAACCATCAACCAACTAGTGCGCAAAGGCCGCGAGAAGTTGACGACTAAATCGAAGTCGCCGGCACTCGATTCCTGCCCGCAGCGCCGTGGTGTGTGCACCCGTGTGTACACCACCACGCCCAAGAAGCCGAACTCGGCTATGCGTAAAGTAGCTCGCGTACGCCTGACCAACGGCAAAGAAGTTAACGCTTACATCCCTGGCGAAGGCCACAACCTGCAGGAGCACAGCATCGTGCTAATCCGCGGTGGTCGTGTGAAAGACCTTCCCGGTGTGCGTTACCACATCATCCGCGGTGCCCTGGATACCGCTGGCGTTAACGGTCGTCTGCAGCGCCGTTCGAAGTATGGTGCCAAGCGTCCGAAGCCGGGTCAACCGGCCGCAGCAGCTGGCAAAGGCGGTAAGAAAAAGTAA
- the rpsG gene encoding 30S ribosomal protein S7, with amino-acid sequence MRKAKPKKRILLPDPKFGETLVTRFVNYLMYDGKKSLAYNIFYDALEQVEARTKENGLEQWRKALNNVMPTVEVKSRRVGGATFQVPTEVRPDRRIAVGSKWLIQFSRRRGEKTMKDKLAGEIIAAAKGEGAAVKKKDDTHRMAEANKAFSHFRF; translated from the coding sequence ATGAGAAAAGCAAAACCGAAAAAGCGTATCCTCCTGCCGGACCCCAAGTTCGGCGAGACGCTGGTAACCCGTTTCGTAAACTACCTGATGTACGACGGCAAGAAGAGCCTGGCGTACAACATCTTTTACGATGCCCTGGAGCAGGTAGAAGCTCGCACCAAGGAGAACGGCCTGGAGCAGTGGCGCAAAGCCCTGAACAACGTGATGCCGACTGTGGAAGTAAAGAGCCGCCGCGTAGGTGGTGCTACCTTCCAGGTTCCCACGGAAGTTCGCCCCGACCGTCGCATCGCCGTTGGCTCGAAGTGGCTGATTCAGTTCTCGCGTCGTCGAGGCGAGAAAACGATGAAAGACAAGTTGGCCGGCGAAATCATTGCTGCTGCTAAAGGTGAAGGTGCTGCCGTTAAGAAAAAAGACGACACCCACCGGATGGCTGAAGCCAACAAGGCCTTCTCGCACTTCCGATTCTAA